A region of Rhodamnia argentea isolate NSW1041297 chromosome 9, ASM2092103v1, whole genome shotgun sequence DNA encodes the following proteins:
- the LOC115736966 gene encoding ubiquitin carboxyl-terminal hydrolase MINDY-1, whose protein sequence is MATSTASPPPSASPSSSTVDEQPRQQDQQPQQQQQQQEQQLHQLQPSNGTEKECIHKTKLIQFLGRSTPIVLQNDNGPCPLLAICNILLLRNSLNLSPDTAEVSQEKLLSLVAERLIDSNSNINNKDAGYVENQQQNIADAIDLLPRLATGIDVNIKFRRIDDFEFTRECAIFDLLDIPLYHGWIVDPQDNDTEIAIGSKSYNTLVGELVALETRMMDQEHKEDSGEDCVDFAAAATAALGVPSPSLSKVSSFDGSPRSVSDTQTPRKGDLEEEAELMRVLKLSEIEGPDSSSNSFIAGNGTCSISCNFDEGSCPQKFVHADALGILQDSSGVENISCQLEPPLMVAGITLTDENHPVIARTCLGEVGPPSLKTDVADHIHQSKHAEIGEAAIQDDLIDLRDVDTSFQVEKASVLSPVKLGGTMDESLSLCLRVNEKVETPTSPVYAVETADYQTGCDAAEFLSVSVPNVDSDSSNGKLQHTDVAEPFTPSIDGSEPIYEGEECILDSGTAACEDREPIYEGEVVLAKQADKAIIDAYNVSSKDEMTPQQGELVRNFLKSSASQLTIYGLFSLQEGLKERELCVFFRNNHFSTMFKYEGQLYLLATDQGYINQPDLVWEKLNEVNGDTLFMTSNFKEFKVESHTNDTWDEHNAMANTADYLASIDRATHAGLDMDSDHQLAIALQQQEFEQQRQPQRSNVQPQSIGGSRLITGPQGGRYGGRNPSSSNRADAKSKDRCTIM, encoded by the exons ATGGCGACTTCTACTGCTTCGCCTCCTCCTTCCGCTTCGCCTTCTTCGTCTACGGTGGACGAGCAACCGAGGCAACAAGACCAGCAGCCtcaacaacagcagcagcagcaggagcAGCAGCTCCATCAGCTTCAGCCCTCGAATGGGACGGAGAAAGAATGCATCCACAAGACGAAGCTCATACAGTTCCTCGGTCGCTCCACGCCCATCGTCCTCCAGAACGATAATGGCCCTTGCCCTCTCCTCGCCATCT GTAATATTCTTCTATTGCGGAACAGCCTGAATTTGAGTCCAGACACAGCTGAGgtttctcaagaaaaattgctgTCTTTGGTGGCTGAACGACTAATTGATTCCAACAGCAATATTAAT AATAAGGATGCTGGCTATGTTGAAAATCAACAACAGAATATTGCGGATGCAATTGATCTGCTGCCACGTCTTGCGACCGGCATTGATGTAAATATAAAGTTCAGGAG GATAGACGACTTTGAATTCACCCGTGAATGTGCAATCTTTGATCTGCTGGACATTCCACTTTATCATGGTTGGATTGTCGATCCCCAG GATAATGATACTGAAATCGCGATTGGATCCAAGTCATATAATACCCTTGTGGGTGAACTTGTTGCATTAGAAACAAGAATGATGGATCAAGAACATAAGGAAGACAGTGGAGAAGACTGTGTTGATTTTGCTGCTGCAGCTACTGCAGCCCTTGGAGTGCCTTCTCCATCCCTTTCAAAGGTCAGCTCATTTGATGGTTCTCCGCGCTCAGTGTCTGATACCCAGACACCGAGAAAGGGGGAtcttgaagaagaagcagagctGATGAGAGTTTTAAAGTTGTCGGAGATTGAAGGACCTGATTCATCAAGTAACTCTTTCATCGCGGGTAATGGCACATGCAGTATCTCTTGTAACTTCGACGAAGGTAGTTGTCCCCAGAAGTTTGTACATGCAGATGCACTTGGTATATTACAGGATTCTAGTGGAGTTGAAAATATCTCTTGTCAGTTGGAACCACCTCTCATGGTTGCTGGTATTACCCTGACTGATGAGAACCATCCAGTGATTGCCAGAACTTGTCTGGGGGAAGTAGGTCCTCCATCCTTAAAGACGGATGTGGCAGACCACATTCATCAGTCTAAACATGCAGAAATTGGGGAGGCTGCCATTCAGGATGACTTGATTGACCTGAGAGATGTAGACACTTCGTTCCAGGTTGAAAAAGCTTCCGTATTGTCTCCTGTTAAACTGGGTGGCACTATGGATGAGAGTTTGAGTTTATGTTTGCGAGTAAATGAAAAGGTAGAGACGCCAACTTCTCCAGTTTATGCTGTTGAAACAGCTGATTATCAGACTGGATGTGATGCAGCGGAATTTTTGAGTGTCTCTGTGCCAAATGTCGATTCAGATTCGTCCAATGGCAAATTGCAGCACACAGATGTTGCTGAACCTTTTACACCCAGCATAGATGGTAGTGAACCCATATATGAGGGAGAGGAATGCATTTTGGATTCTGGCACAGCAGCCTGTGAAGATAGAGAACCTATATATGAAGGCGAGGTGGTTCTTGCTAAACAAGCTGACAAAGCAATCATAGATGCCTATAATGTCAGTAGTAAGGATGAAATGACCCCACAACAGG GGGAATTAGTGCGAAATTTCTTGAAGAGCAGCGCCAGTCAGTTGACCATCTATGG CCTTTTTAGTCTACAAGAAGGCCttaaagagagagagctttGTGTGTTCTTTCGTAACAATCATTTCAGTACCATGTTTAAG TATGAAGGTCAACTATATCTATTAGCTACAGACCAAGGTTACATAAATCAGCCTGATTTGGTATGGGAGAAACTAAATGAG GTCAATGGGGACACCTTGTTTATGACCAGCAATTTTAAGGAATTTAAGGTGGAAAGTCATACAAATGATACATGGGATGAGCATAATGCCATGGCCAATACAGCT GACTATCTTGCCAGCATTGACAGAGCAACACATGCAGGCTTGGATATGGA TTCCGACCATCAATTGGCGATAGCTCTGCAGCAACAAGAGTTTGAGCAGCAACGACAACCACAACGCAGTAATGTGCAACCACAGTCAATTGGTGGTTCAAGGCTGATCACTGGTCCCCAG GGGGGAAGATATGGAGGGAGAAATCCATCATCTTCGAACAGGGCTgatgcaaaatcgaaggatAGATGTACCATTATGTGA